A stretch of Bos taurus isolate L1 Dominette 01449 registration number 42190680 breed Hereford chromosome 5, ARS-UCD2.0, whole genome shotgun sequence DNA encodes these proteins:
- the VAMP1 gene encoding vesicle-associated membrane protein 1, with product MSAPAQPPTEGAEGAAPGGGPPGPPPNMTSNRRLQQTQAQVEEVVDIMRVNVDKVLERDQKLSELDDRADALQAGASQFESSAAKLKRKYWWKNCKMMIMLGAICAIIVVVIVIYFFA from the exons GTCTGCTCCAGCTCAGCCACCCACTGAAGGGGCAGAAGGGGCTGCCCCAGGTGGGGGTCCCCCTGGCCCTCCTCCTAATATGACCAGTAACAGACGACTACAGCAGACCCAGGCACAAGTGGAGGAG GTGGTGGACATCATGCGTGTAAACGTGGACAAGGTCCTGGAGAGGGACCAGAAGCTGTCAGAGCTGGATGACCGAGCCGACGCTCTGCAGGCGGGTGCATCACAATTTGAGAGCAGCGCTGCCAAGCTAAAGAGGAAGTACTGGTGGAAAAACTGCAAG ATGATGATCATGCTGGGAGCCATCTGCGCCATCATCGTGGTAGTTATTGTAA TCTACTTTTTTGCTTGA
- the VAMP1 gene encoding vesicle-associated membrane protein 1 isoform X1, protein MSCCQGMRSAPAQPPTEGAEGAAPGGGPPGPPPNMTSNRRLQQTQAQVEEVVDIMRVNVDKVLERDQKLSELDDRADALQAGASQFESSAAKLKRKYWWKNCKMMIMLGAICAIIVVVIVIYFFA, encoded by the exons GTCTGCTCCAGCTCAGCCACCCACTGAAGGGGCAGAAGGGGCTGCCCCAGGTGGGGGTCCCCCTGGCCCTCCTCCTAATATGACCAGTAACAGACGACTACAGCAGACCCAGGCACAAGTGGAGGAG GTGGTGGACATCATGCGTGTAAACGTGGACAAGGTCCTGGAGAGGGACCAGAAGCTGTCAGAGCTGGATGACCGAGCCGACGCTCTGCAGGCGGGTGCATCACAATTTGAGAGCAGCGCTGCCAAGCTAAAGAGGAAGTACTGGTGGAAAAACTGCAAG ATGATGATCATGCTGGGAGCCATCTGCGCCATCATCGTGGTAGTTATTGTAA TCTACTTTTTTGCTTGA